The sequence GGCAACCGGGTGGCGAAGACCGCAGGCACGGGCGCGTCGGCGGTGACGACGACGTACCTCGTAGACACCATGAACCCGACCGGCTACGCGCAGGTGGTCGAAGAGATGACGGGCGGCAGTGTGCAGCGGGTGTACGTGCTGGGTGCAATGAGAGTCAGCCAGCAGCAAGTCATCAGTGGTAACTGGGCGGCGAGTTTCTATGGCTACGACGGGCACGGCTCGGTGCGGCAGTTGATGGATAGCAGCGGGGCGGTGACCGACACGTACACGTATGACGGGTTCGGCAATCTGCTGGCGAGGACGGGCAGTACCGCAAATGATTATCTGTACGCGGGCGAGCAGATGGATGCGGCGCTGGGGATGTACTACCTCAGGGCCAGGTACATGAATCCGGCGAGTGGCAGATTCTGGACGGCAGACTCCTTAAATGGGAATAGCTTTGATCCACTCTCACTGCATAAGTTTCTCTACGCCAATGGCAATCCTGTAAATAGGCGTGATCCATCGGGGCACGAATCAGATAGCTTGCAGAGCCTCGCTGTTGCCTTCCTTGTTGCAGGAACGCTCTTAGCAGTAGCTCAGGTAACTTACACTACTAGCGAAAAGGTGAAAGGAAGGGCGAGGCGGCCCGATGTCAACTATGATCCCCACACTGATAGGGGGCCTGATGTGCTTCCGTTCCCGAGACAAAGGGAGGATGAAAGTAACATTGTCTATCGCGCTTTGCGTGATGACGAAAACCCGTCAACAGGACTTTGGGCCAAAGATGTTCTTGCTGAGGAGAGCCTGGATGACCACATCATCCACGGCAGCGACTCTGAGTATGCGGATCAGTATATTTCAACAACCCGCAGCACGCTCGTAGCTCAGAGGTACGCATTAACAGGTTCCAGCACAAATAAGCGAATAGCAGTGATTGATTTTGACCGAGTCAGAGCACCGTATTACGATGTGTCAACACCGGTAGGGGCAGCAAAACATTTGAAGGATGATGAAGCAAGAAGGATTGCGGTGGCGGATGAGGAAGTCACCATATCAAGACACATCACGCCGGAAGCAATCAGGTATGTACATGGGATTCAGTAGAAAAACGCAGTTCCCGCGCGGATTGCTATAGCGTTGTATCGATCCTTCAAGAGAAGGATTGATT comes from Blastocatellia bacterium and encodes:
- a CDS encoding RHS repeat-associated core domain-containing protein is translated as PNQTSSVDVNDRLASDSYDSNGNTIGSAGNTYQYDSENRLVALNAGTANEVRYIYDGDGNRVAKTAGTGASAVTTTYLVDTMNPTGYAQVVEEMTGGSVQRVYVLGAMRVSQQQVISGNWAASFYGYDGHGSVRQLMDSSGAVTDTYTYDGFGNLLARTGSTANDYLYAGEQMDAALGMYYLRARYMNPASGRFWTADSLNGNSFDPLSLHKFLYANGNPVNRRDPSGHESDSLQSLAVAFLVAGTLLAVAQVTYTTSEKVKGRARRPDVNYDPHTDRGPDVLPFPRQREDESNIVYRALRDDENPSTGLWAKDVLAEESLDDHIIHGSDSEYADQYISTTRSTLVAQRYALTGSSTNKRIAVIDFDRVRAPYYDVSTPVGAAKHLKDDEARRIAVADEEVTISRHITPEAIRYVHGIQ